Proteins co-encoded in one Callospermophilus lateralis isolate mCalLat2 chromosome 2, mCalLat2.hap1, whole genome shotgun sequence genomic window:
- the Fshb gene encoding follitropin subunit beta: protein MKSVQFCFLFCCWKAICCQSCELTNITIAVEKEECRFCISINTTWCAGYCYTRDLVYKDPARTNIQKICTFKELVYETVRVPGCAHHADSLYTYPVATECHCGKCDSDSTDCTVQGLGPSYCSFSEMKE, encoded by the exons ATGAAGTCAGTCCAGTTTTGCTTCCTTTTCTGTTGCTGGAAAGCAATCTGCTGCCAAAGCTGTGAGCTAACCAACATCACCATTGCAGTGGAGAAAGAAGAGTGCCGTTTCTGCATAAGCATCAACACCACTTGGTGTGCAGGCTACTGCTACACCAGG GATCTGGTATATAAGGACCCAGCCAGGACCAACATCCAGAAAATATGCACTTTCAAGGAGCTGGTGTATGAGACTGTGAGAGTGCCTGGCTGTGCTCACCATGCAGACTCCCTGTACACATACCCAGTGGCCACCGAATGTCACTGTGGCAAGTGTGACAGCGACAGCACAGACTGTACCGTGCAAGGGCTGGGGCCCAGCTACTGCTCCTTTagtgaaatgaaagaataa